A single window of Achromobacter xylosoxidans DNA harbors:
- a CDS encoding EI24 domain-containing protein codes for MPVLRPDTEMPGASRYTRSMAGVAQAFKRALVSQCHPTMLFALLLPFLIALVGALLLFWLFWTPLTDWLAAQASHWDFINRTDEWLLAMGLFSLKLYLVPLVAVSILLPLSGVLGLAIAAVFVMPLVLRHVSQREYAGLSRQGKLATTVSVWNAVWVSGAFVLGWLFTMPLWLVPPMALVLPVFWWTFAFSRMMRVDAIVEHASPAERKLILERNNGGFWIIGLICALLNLLPPAWIILPVFSALVYAHYGLDAVQRLRQDRTIDVA; via the coding sequence ATGCCTGTCCTGCGCCCTGATACCGAGATGCCCGGCGCCAGCCGCTACACCCGCAGCATGGCGGGTGTAGCACAGGCCTTCAAGCGCGCGCTGGTGTCGCAGTGCCACCCGACCATGCTGTTCGCGCTGCTGCTGCCCTTCCTGATCGCGCTGGTCGGCGCGCTGCTGTTGTTCTGGCTGTTCTGGACGCCCCTGACCGACTGGCTCGCCGCCCAGGCCTCGCACTGGGACTTCATCAACCGCACCGACGAATGGCTGCTGGCGATGGGGCTGTTCTCGCTCAAGCTCTATCTGGTGCCGCTGGTCGCCGTGTCGATCCTGCTGCCGCTGTCGGGCGTGCTGGGCCTGGCGATCGCCGCGGTGTTCGTCATGCCGCTGGTGCTGCGCCACGTCAGCCAGCGCGAATACGCCGGCCTCAGCCGGCAGGGCAAGCTGGCCACCACCGTCAGCGTCTGGAACGCGGTATGGGTGTCGGGCGCGTTCGTGCTCGGCTGGCTGTTCACCATGCCGTTGTGGCTGGTGCCGCCGATGGCCCTGGTGCTGCCGGTCTTCTGGTGGACCTTCGCCTTCTCGCGCATGATGCGGGTCGACGCCATCGTCGAGCATGCCAGCCCGGCCGAGCGCAAACTCATCCTCGAACGCAACAATGGCGGCTTCTGGATCATCGGGTTGATCTGCGCGCTGCTCAACCTGCTGCCGCCGGCCTGGATCATCCTGCCGGTGTTTTCGGCGCTGGTCTATGCCCACTACGGACTGGACGCGGTGCAACGGCTGCGTCAGGATCGCACCATCGACGTCGCCTGA
- a CDS encoding IclR family transcriptional regulator gives MSRPSSTRNALDAETDGASGSPIAIQVIERAMRLLDALAAQPDPVTLKELSATTGLHASTAHRILNDLVVGRYVERVDNGLYQLGMRLLELGSLVKGRLNVREAAIAAMRSLHKLTGQTVNLSVQQGDEIVYIDRAWSERSGMQVVRAIGGRAPLHLTSTGKLFLSTADTRQVRAYALRTGLAGHTRNSLTDLERLERELALVRRHGYARDNEELELGVRCIAAGIFDDTGKLVAGLSISAPAERLQDDWIKALVDTAASISEALGYEPSVSSGFNGLGMAAEAMRT, from the coding sequence ATGTCCCGCCCTTCCTCCACTCGCAACGCCCTGGATGCCGAAACCGACGGCGCCTCGGGCAGTCCCATCGCCATCCAGGTCATCGAGCGCGCCATGCGCCTGCTCGACGCGCTGGCCGCGCAGCCCGATCCCGTCACGCTCAAGGAACTGTCCGCGACCACCGGCCTGCACGCCTCCACCGCGCACCGCATCTTGAACGACCTGGTGGTGGGGCGCTACGTCGAGCGGGTGGACAACGGCCTGTATCAGCTGGGCATGCGTTTGCTTGAACTGGGCTCGCTGGTCAAGGGACGGCTCAACGTGCGCGAGGCGGCCATCGCCGCCATGCGATCGCTGCACAAGCTGACGGGGCAGACCGTCAACCTGTCGGTGCAGCAGGGCGACGAGATCGTCTATATCGACCGCGCCTGGAGCGAGCGTTCCGGCATGCAGGTGGTGCGCGCCATTGGCGGCCGGGCGCCGCTGCACCTGACCTCCACCGGCAAGCTGTTCCTGTCCACCGCCGACACCCGCCAGGTGCGCGCCTATGCGCTCCGTACCGGCCTGGCCGGCCACACCCGCAATAGCCTGACCGACCTGGAGCGTCTCGAACGCGAGCTGGCGCTGGTGCGCCGCCATGGCTATGCGCGCGACAACGAGGAACTGGAACTGGGCGTGCGTTGCATCGCCGCGGGCATTTTCGATGACACCGGCAAGCTGGTGGCCGGGCTGTCGATCTCGGCGCCGGCCGAACGCCTGCAGGACGACTGGATCAAGGCGCTGGTCGATACCGCCGCCAGCATTTCCGAGGCGCTGGGCTACGAGCCCTCGGTGTCCAGCGGCTTCAATGGCCTGGGCATGGCGGCCGAGGCGATGCGCACCTGA
- a CDS encoding competence/damage-inducible protein A, producing MAAEPASRRIGLIIVGDEILSGRRQDKHFSKVVELLGARGMQLGWAEFLPDDRDTLVAAYRRSFATGDVVFSCGGIGGTPDDHTRQAAAAALDLPLALHPEAEQAIALRTAEMAAKGQGTADMSAPENQQRLQMGVFPEGCEIVPNPYNRIPGFFIRDHTFVPGFPVMAWPMLEWTLDTRYRALQHTRRHAEHSFLVFSMPESRITPAMQMVETRWPGVRAFSLPSVGEAGGTPHIDLGVKGEPEAAAEALAFLRAEVLRLGGKLAPPAA from the coding sequence ATGGCAGCAGAACCCGCCTCCCGCCGCATCGGCCTCATCATCGTCGGTGACGAAATCCTTTCGGGCCGCCGGCAGGACAAACACTTTTCCAAGGTCGTGGAACTGCTCGGCGCGCGCGGCATGCAGTTGGGCTGGGCGGAATTCCTGCCGGACGACCGCGATACCCTGGTGGCAGCCTATCGGCGCAGCTTCGCCACCGGGGATGTGGTGTTCTCGTGCGGCGGCATCGGCGGGACGCCCGACGACCATACCCGCCAGGCCGCCGCCGCCGCGCTCGATCTGCCACTGGCCCTGCATCCCGAGGCCGAACAGGCCATCGCGCTGCGCACCGCCGAAATGGCGGCCAAGGGGCAGGGCACGGCCGACATGAGCGCGCCCGAGAACCAGCAGCGGCTGCAGATGGGCGTGTTCCCGGAGGGCTGCGAGATCGTGCCCAACCCCTACAACCGCATTCCGGGCTTTTTCATCCGTGACCACACCTTCGTGCCGGGCTTCCCGGTGATGGCGTGGCCGATGCTGGAATGGACGCTCGACACGCGCTATCGTGCGTTGCAACATACGCGCCGCCACGCCGAGCATTCCTTCCTGGTGTTCAGCATGCCGGAATCCCGCATCACGCCGGCCATGCAGATGGTGGAAACACGCTGGCCCGGCGTGCGCGCCTTCAGTCTGCCCAGCGTCGGCGAAGCCGGCGGCACGCCGCACATCGACCTGGGCGTGAAGGGCGAGCCCGAGGCGGCGGCCGAGGCATTGGCGTTTCTGCGAGCCGAAGTGTTGCGCCTGGGCGGCAAGCTGGCGCCGCCCGCGGCCTGA
- a CDS encoding thioredoxin family protein: MTLLVPGSDLTALRAQLAASPKAWLVACFCAAWCDTCEEYKPKLRALSSTLPHHVFAWIDIEDHAELLGEVDVENFPTLLVQVGGRVVFYGPMLPHIGHLERLLESLDEHSAPVTAPLPDLPRLLAA; the protein is encoded by the coding sequence ATGACATTACTGGTTCCCGGCTCCGATCTCACTGCCCTGCGCGCCCAACTGGCGGCCTCGCCCAAGGCCTGGCTGGTGGCGTGCTTCTGCGCCGCCTGGTGCGACACCTGCGAAGAATACAAACCCAAGCTGCGGGCCCTGTCCAGTACCCTGCCGCACCACGTCTTCGCCTGGATCGACATCGAAGACCACGCCGAACTGCTGGGCGAGGTCGACGTCGAGAACTTCCCCACCCTGCTGGTCCAGGTCGGCGGGCGCGTGGTCTTCTACGGCCCCATGCTGCCCCATATCGGCCATCTCGAGCGGCTGCTGGAAAGCCTGGACGAACACAGCGCGCCGGTCACCGCACCGTTGCCCGACCTGCCACGGCTGCTCGCCGCCTGA